The Methanosarcina barkeri str. Wiesmoor DNA segment TTGACGAATTACTCAGTCTGGTAGAGCTTGAAGCAAAAAGGGATGTCCTGACAAGACATCTGAGCGGCGGAATGAAGCGCAGACTTGAGATTGCAAGAGGGCTCATGACCCGTCCGAGAGTGCTTTTCATGGACGAGCCTACAATCGGGCTTGACCCTCAGACAAGAATAAGAATCTGGGATTACGTAAAGGACATCAACCGGCAGGGCACAACTATTTTCCTGACAACCCATTACATGGACGAAGCCGACCAGCTCAGTGACAGAATAAACATCATAGATCATGGTGAAATCATTGTCACAGGCAAACCCTGGGAGTTAAAAAATGCGCTTGGTGAGGATCTTATATATCTCGAAACAAGTGATAACAGGGGAGCTTCCAGCCTGTTAGAGAAACTTGATACTGTAAAAGGGGTTCGAGGCAAATCAAAAGGAATAATTGCCATGGTCAATGTGGACGGTACCTACCTGCTGCCTGAGATCATGGATAAACTTCGGAACGGGGGGATTAAGATCAGGGCCGTAAACCTTAAAAAGCCATCAATGGACGACGTTTTTGTCCATTATACCGGAAGGGAGCTAAGGGATACAGGGACCGAAAAAACGACAGTGGTAAAACCAGGAAGGCGTTAATAGATGCATAAAGGCTTTCTTACTATATACTGGCGGGACATGCTAAGGTTTGTCCGGTTCCGAACTCTCCTGTTTACATCCCTTGTCCAGCCTGCACTCTGGCTGGCTTTTTTCGGAGTAGCAATGTCAAACAACTTTGAAAGGCTTACTGCAACCATGCCAGTCATTCCTGGAGTGAGGGCTGTGGGATACCTGACATTTATAGGTGCAGGCGTAATTGCCATGACCACGCTTTTTACAAGCCTTTTTGGGGGGACAGTGCTGTTATTTGACAAAAACTGGGGGCTTATGCGTGAGACCCTTTCAAGTCCTCTGCCAAGAATCCATATAATCATAGGGATAGGACTTTCAGCCATGACAAAATCCTTTATCCAGGCCACTGTGATCCTGGTTTTTGGGCTCTTACTAGGAGTCCAGTTTTTTGAAGGTTACACAGCAATACAGGTTCTGGTTTCACTCTTTGGGATCATGCTTTTTATAGGAGCATTTTCTCTCGGGTTTCTTTTCCTTTCGGCTGCAATAGCAATAACAATGGAAAGCCCGGAAGGAATGCAGGCTGTGATAACCCTGCTTACTATGCCTTTCTTTTTTACGAGCAATGCACTTTATCCTGCGAATTCATTTCCTCCCATGCTCCGGGCTCTGTCCACAGTTAATCCACTCACACATCTTGTCAGCGGAATCAGGTATTTTGCAATAGGGAGCGAATTCTCGTCAATCGGGCTCCGCTATACCTACACTCAGGGAGAGG contains these protein-coding regions:
- a CDS encoding ATP-binding cassette domain-containing protein — translated: MKAVDNISFTVKKGEIFSFLGPNGAGKSTVINILTTLLPMQKGRVTIAGYDLRTEPEKVRESIGIVFQELTLDRDMTVREILEYHGRLYSMPKVQRQARVDELLSLVELEAKRDVLTRHLSGGMKRRLEIARGLMTRPRVLFMDEPTIGLDPQTRIRIWDYVKDINRQGTTIFLTTHYMDEADQLSDRINIIDHGEIIVTGKPWELKNALGEDLIYLETSDNRGASSLLEKLDTVKGVRGKSKGIIAMVNVDGTYLLPEIMDKLRNGGIKIRAVNLKKPSMDDVFVHYTGRELRDTGTEKTTVVKPGRR
- a CDS encoding ABC transporter permease, yielding MHKGFLTIYWRDMLRFVRFRTLLFTSLVQPALWLAFFGVAMSNNFERLTATMPVIPGVRAVGYLTFIGAGVIAMTTLFTSLFGGTVLLFDKNWGLMRETLSSPLPRIHIIIGIGLSAMTKSFIQATVILVFGLLLGVQFFEGYTAIQVLVSLFGIMLFIGAFSLGFLFLSAAIAITMESPEGMQAVITLLTMPFFFTSNALYPANSFPPMLRALSTVNPLTHLVSGIRYFAIGSEFSSIGLRYTYTQGEVIVSFLALLAFAGIMFLIARWRFTKVTVT